A genomic segment from Dermatobacter hominis encodes:
- a CDS encoding TetR/AcrR family transcriptional regulator yields MADEPTAGGGGGQAADVRERIMAAAIRCVERDGVRNVSMEAVAAEAELSRTTLYRHFPGGRSQLVSETATWEVGRFWRRLALAVDDLPTMEERLVAGLVIGTKLIRRSTIMANLLEPELDELVSALQPSETIVHQVIRDYLTELLEAEAAAGRLRPGVDVREASDYLTRMILSYMGSPAGWDLTDRDQTRHLVRTEFLGGIVVPPAGSGPR; encoded by the coding sequence GTGGCTGACGAGCCCACGGCGGGTGGGGGAGGCGGCCAGGCCGCCGACGTGCGGGAGCGGATCATGGCCGCCGCCATCCGCTGCGTGGAGCGCGACGGCGTGCGCAACGTGTCGATGGAGGCGGTCGCGGCGGAGGCCGAGCTGTCGCGCACCACGCTCTACCGCCACTTCCCCGGCGGCCGCAGCCAGCTCGTGTCCGAGACGGCCACGTGGGAGGTGGGGCGGTTCTGGCGGCGCCTCGCGCTCGCCGTCGACGACCTCCCGACGATGGAGGAGCGGCTCGTCGCCGGGTTGGTCATCGGGACGAAGCTGATCCGTCGCAGCACGATCATGGCCAACCTGCTCGAACCGGAGCTCGACGAGCTGGTGAGCGCGCTGCAGCCCAGCGAGACGATCGTCCACCAGGTCATCCGGGACTACCTGACCGAGCTCCTCGAGGCCGAGGCGGCGGCCGGCCGGCTCCGCCCGGGGGTCGACGTGCGCGAGGCGTCGGACTACCTGACCCGGATGATCCTCTCCTACATGGGCAGCCCGGCGGGCTGGGACCTCACGGACCGGGACCAGACCCGCCACCTCGTGCGGACCGAGTTCCTCGGCGGGATCGTCGTCCCGCCGGCGGGGTCCGGACCGCGCTGA
- a CDS encoding SURF1 family protein → MYDFLRRPAWIVSHVLVALAVVAMIGLGFWQRQRWIDERAKSDALAEQAASTPVPLDDVLGDAGVSPTTPPAAVPESVEFRRVEVTGTYDAAGEVLVRNRSQGGAPGAWVLTPLVQGDGTAVAVVRGWVPLDVDPPAPPFPGSEPPEGQVTVTGLVQRSQQQGTFGGTDPEEGTLRTLARVDVPRLDQQVDAGFEPVYVVLDGQAPPQPASTGGLPEPVKIDVPTPETNFSYMIQWWIFATIAVVGYPLVLRRVARNRARGDQTPDDDAEPVPSPAGAGDAADRG, encoded by the coding sequence ATGTACGACTTCCTGCGCCGGCCGGCGTGGATCGTGAGCCACGTGCTCGTCGCGCTCGCCGTCGTGGCGATGATCGGGCTCGGCTTCTGGCAGCGGCAGCGCTGGATCGACGAGCGGGCGAAGTCCGACGCGCTCGCGGAGCAGGCGGCGAGCACGCCCGTGCCGCTCGACGACGTCCTCGGCGACGCCGGGGTGAGCCCGACGACGCCGCCCGCCGCAGTCCCCGAATCCGTCGAGTTCCGCCGCGTCGAGGTCACCGGCACCTACGACGCCGCCGGCGAGGTCCTGGTCCGCAACCGCAGCCAGGGCGGTGCCCCCGGTGCGTGGGTCCTCACGCCGCTCGTGCAGGGCGACGGCACGGCCGTGGCCGTCGTGCGGGGCTGGGTCCCGCTCGACGTCGACCCGCCGGCTCCGCCGTTCCCGGGGTCCGAGCCGCCCGAGGGCCAGGTCACCGTGACGGGGCTGGTGCAGCGGAGCCAGCAGCAGGGCACCTTCGGCGGGACCGACCCCGAGGAGGGCACGCTGCGCACGTTGGCCCGCGTCGACGTCCCGCGGCTCGACCAGCAGGTCGACGCCGGCTTCGAGCCGGTCTACGTCGTGCTCGACGGCCAGGCGCCGCCGCAGCCCGCCTCGACCGGTGGTCTGCCGGAGCCGGTGAAGATCGACGTCCCGACGCCGGAGACCAACTTCTCCTACATGATCCAGTGGTGGATCTTCGCCACGATCGCGGTGGTCGGGTACCCGCTCGTCCTGCGGCGCGTCGCCCGCAACCGGGCCCGGGGCGACCAGACGCCCGACGACGACGCCGAACCGGTGCCGAGCCCCGCCGGCGCCGGCGACGCCGCCGACCGTGGCTGA
- a CDS encoding long-chain fatty acid--CoA ligase produces the protein MQGTMQDRPLTLNHIFERAERLAPDKEVVTATADGTERRTYAEWAARTRRLAGALDDLGISADGRVATFAWNTGRHLELYFGAPCSGRVLHTLNIRLFPEQVTYIVNHAEDEVIFVDRSLLGLLGPLLPTFETVRHLVVMEDGGQAPDPDGVELLDYEELLAAATPAEFTVDDEQRAASMCYTSGTTGNPKGVVYTHRSTFLHTMGVMLADSIGVSERDVVLPVVPMFHANAWGLAHAGVASGAKLVLPGPNMVPAKLAEMIESEHVTLAAGVPTIWMGVLPELAGRDTSSLRAIPCGGSAVPRALSEAYREQIGLPILQAWGMTETSPVASVATITSALTGLPEDELADVRSSQGRPLLGVELRIADQATGEVLPWDGVSRGELQAAGPWIAAGYYDDPRSPESFTEDGWLKTGDVAVITPEGYVRIVDRTKDVVKSGGEWISSVELENEIMAHPKVAEAAVIGLPHPKWAERPLACVVIKPGEDLTKDEVVEFLDGRVAKWWLPDDVVFIDEVPKTSVGKFSKKDLRDKFAHHTLPTAEGS, from the coding sequence GTGCAGGGCACGATGCAGGACCGTCCGCTGACGTTGAACCACATCTTCGAGCGCGCCGAACGGCTGGCGCCCGACAAGGAGGTCGTCACGGCGACCGCCGACGGCACCGAGCGCCGCACCTACGCCGAGTGGGCGGCCCGGACGCGGCGCCTGGCGGGGGCGCTCGACGACCTCGGCATCTCGGCCGACGGTCGCGTCGCCACCTTCGCCTGGAACACGGGCCGGCACCTCGAGCTCTACTTCGGCGCCCCGTGCTCGGGCCGGGTCCTTCACACCCTGAACATCCGGCTCTTCCCCGAGCAGGTCACCTACATCGTCAACCACGCCGAGGACGAGGTCATCTTCGTCGACCGGTCGCTCCTCGGCCTGCTCGGACCGCTCCTCCCGACGTTCGAGACCGTGCGCCACCTGGTGGTGATGGAGGACGGCGGCCAGGCCCCCGACCCCGACGGCGTCGAGCTGCTCGACTACGAGGAGCTGCTCGCGGCGGCGACGCCCGCCGAGTTCACCGTCGACGACGAGCAGCGGGCCGCGTCGATGTGCTACACGTCCGGCACCACCGGCAACCCCAAGGGCGTCGTCTACACCCACCGCTCGACGTTCCTGCACACGATGGGCGTGATGCTGGCCGACTCGATCGGGGTCTCCGAGCGCGACGTCGTCCTGCCGGTCGTGCCCATGTTCCACGCCAACGCCTGGGGCCTCGCCCACGCAGGCGTCGCCTCGGGCGCCAAGCTCGTGCTGCCCGGCCCGAACATGGTCCCCGCCAAGCTCGCCGAGATGATCGAGTCCGAGCACGTCACGCTGGCGGCGGGCGTGCCGACGATCTGGATGGGCGTGCTGCCCGAGCTCGCCGGCCGCGACACCTCGTCGCTCCGTGCCATCCCGTGCGGCGGCTCCGCGGTGCCCCGGGCCCTGTCCGAGGCCTACCGGGAGCAGATCGGCCTCCCGATCCTCCAGGCCTGGGGCATGACCGAGACGAGCCCGGTCGCGTCGGTGGCGACGATCACCTCGGCGCTCACCGGCCTGCCCGAGGACGAGCTGGCCGACGTGCGCTCGTCGCAGGGGCGGCCGCTGCTCGGCGTCGAGCTGCGCATCGCCGACCAGGCGACCGGCGAGGTCCTGCCGTGGGACGGCGTGAGCCGCGGCGAGCTCCAGGCCGCCGGCCCGTGGATCGCGGCGGGCTACTACGACGACCCCCGCTCGCCCGAGTCGTTCACCGAGGACGGCTGGCTCAAGACGGGCGACGTCGCCGTGATCACCCCCGAGGGCTACGTCCGGATCGTCGACCGCACGAAGGACGTCGTGAAGTCGGGCGGCGAGTGGATCAGCTCGGTCGAGCTCGAGAACGAGATCATGGCCCACCCCAAGGTCGCCGAGGCCGCCGTCATCGGGCTCCCGCACCCCAAGTGGGCGGAGCGCCCGCTCGCCTGCGTGGTGATCAAGCCGGGCGAGGACCTCACCAAGGACGAGGTCGTCGAGTTCCTCGACGGCCGGGTCGCCAAGTGGTGGCTGCCCGACGACGTCGTCTTCATCGACGAGGTGCCGAAGACCAGCGTCGGCAAGTTCTCGAAGAAGGACCTGCGCGACAAGTTCGCCCACCACACGCTCCCCACGGCGGAGGGCTCCTGA
- a CDS encoding DedA family protein has translation MSDAAPALPPDHQTHPRWLLPTLTAGIVVLVIASNVGNMIWASWVEDRPLGLLALNSSNKYLLVTSVSLEFVPMLLVATIRLLAPDPIFFAMGWLYGDRALHWARRTFPGGAQLLDQVHEDPRLVHRVLNVLVVVAPNNLVCLVAGVVRFPIKRFIVLNVVGTIGRILLMRWLGLFFEDQIEDVLDVVDRYQTWLLWGSIAAVVAFVVWQVLSDRGLIGGLEDLDDELGDD, from the coding sequence ATGTCCGACGCCGCCCCCGCTCTCCCGCCCGACCACCAGACGCACCCCCGCTGGCTGCTCCCGACGCTGACGGCCGGCATCGTCGTCCTGGTCATCGCGTCCAACGTCGGCAACATGATCTGGGCCAGCTGGGTCGAGGACCGACCGCTCGGGCTGCTCGCGCTGAACTCGTCGAACAAGTACCTGCTGGTGACGTCGGTGAGCCTCGAGTTCGTGCCGATGCTGCTCGTGGCGACGATCCGGCTGCTCGCCCCCGATCCGATCTTCTTCGCGATGGGCTGGCTGTACGGCGACCGGGCGCTGCACTGGGCCCGCCGGACGTTCCCGGGGGGCGCGCAGCTGCTCGACCAGGTGCACGAGGACCCACGCCTGGTGCACCGGGTCCTCAACGTGCTGGTGGTCGTCGCGCCGAACAACCTGGTGTGCCTGGTGGCGGGCGTCGTCCGCTTCCCGATCAAGCGGTTCATCGTGCTCAACGTCGTCGGGACGATCGGGCGGATCCTGCTGATGCGGTGGCTCGGCCTGTTCTTCGAGGACCAGATCGAGGACGTGCTCGACGTCGTCGACCGCTACCAGACCTGGCTGCTCTGGGGTTCGATCGCCGCGGTCGTGGCGTTCGTCGTCTGGCAGGTCCTGTCGGACCGCGGTCTCATCGGCGGCCTCGAGGATCTCGACGACGAGCTCGGCGACGACTGA
- the dapB gene encoding 4-hydroxy-tetrahydrodipicolinate reductase produces MIKVGVFGAGGRMGATVCQAVHDDPETELVAAVDPRYSGIDLRTVTGVDAEIRMSRSPVAFERSGAEVVVDFTERSAAVENLTWLAEHGLHAVVGTTGFTDDDLEVFRSRFTTSNCVIAPNFAIGAVLMMHFAAIAAPYFDSAEIIELHHDQKVDAPSGTAMHTAQLMASASKEWTPDPTTAEVAEGARGGVGPGDIRIHSVRMRGLVAHQEVLLGTAGQTLSLRHDSIDRTSFMPGVLLAVKRVGERPGVTVGLDALLDLGT; encoded by the coding sequence GTGATCAAGGTCGGCGTGTTCGGAGCGGGCGGGCGCATGGGCGCCACGGTCTGCCAGGCGGTCCACGACGACCCCGAGACCGAGCTCGTCGCCGCGGTCGACCCCCGCTACTCGGGCATCGACCTGCGGACGGTGACCGGGGTCGACGCCGAGATCCGGATGTCGCGGTCGCCCGTGGCGTTCGAGCGCAGCGGGGCCGAGGTGGTCGTCGACTTCACCGAGCGCTCGGCGGCGGTCGAGAACCTGACCTGGCTGGCCGAGCACGGGCTCCACGCCGTCGTGGGGACGACCGGGTTCACCGATGACGACCTCGAGGTCTTCCGGTCGCGCTTCACGACGTCGAACTGCGTGATCGCCCCGAACTTCGCGATCGGCGCGGTGCTGATGATGCACTTCGCCGCGATCGCCGCGCCCTACTTCGACTCTGCCGAGATCATCGAGCTGCACCACGACCAGAAGGTCGACGCGCCCTCGGGCACGGCGATGCACACCGCGCAGCTGATGGCCTCGGCGTCCAAGGAGTGGACGCCCGACCCGACCACCGCCGAGGTGGCCGAGGGCGCCCGCGGCGGGGTCGGCCCCGGCGACATCCGGATCCACTCGGTGCGCATGCGCGGCCTCGTCGCCCACCAGGAGGTGCTGCTCGGCACCGCCGGGCAGACGCTGTCGCTGCGCCACGACTCGATCGACCGCACGAGCTTCATGCCCGGCGTGCTGCTGGCGGTGAAGCGGGTGGGGGAGCGGCCCGGCGTGACCGTCGGGCTCGACGCCCTGCTCGACCTCGGCACCTGA
- a CDS encoding enoyl-CoA hydratase-related protein: MSMVQVEAVDEHVRIVRLRRPERLNALSIDLAVELDERLAEVGRDNAARVVVLTGEGRAFCSGLDLKDYGVIPNIDGLSVHRIASRSMRTYSQLTRRLRAIPQPVIAAVNGPAYGGGMCLALGADLRIADEGATFNATGIVNGLTSAEMGAGWLLPRLIGAANANDIMLTGRRIDAAEALRMGLVSRVVAEDDLLDEALAMAASMVRYSHHGLEATKQSLWVELEIGSLDAAIEFEDRNQLMAGFTDNLPTAIRAFDRDDEPVYLDEPRKDLFDQPGG, from the coding sequence ATGTCGATGGTGCAGGTCGAGGCGGTGGACGAGCACGTGCGGATCGTGCGGCTCCGGCGCCCGGAGCGGCTCAACGCCCTGTCGATCGACCTCGCGGTCGAGCTCGACGAGCGCCTGGCCGAGGTCGGTCGCGACAACGCGGCCCGGGTCGTGGTGCTCACCGGCGAGGGCCGCGCCTTCTGCTCCGGTCTCGACCTGAAGGACTACGGCGTCATCCCGAACATCGACGGCCTGTCGGTCCACCGCATCGCCAGCCGCTCGATGCGGACCTACTCGCAGCTGACCCGCCGGCTCCGGGCGATCCCGCAGCCGGTGATCGCCGCGGTCAACGGACCGGCCTACGGCGGCGGCATGTGCCTCGCCCTGGGCGCGGACCTGCGCATCGCCGACGAGGGCGCCACGTTCAACGCCACGGGCATCGTCAACGGGCTGACCTCGGCCGAGATGGGGGCCGGCTGGCTGCTGCCCCGGCTGATCGGCGCCGCCAACGCGAACGACATCATGCTGACCGGCCGGCGGATCGACGCGGCCGAGGCGCTGCGGATGGGGCTGGTGTCGCGCGTCGTGGCCGAGGATGACCTGCTCGACGAGGCGCTGGCCATGGCGGCGTCGATGGTGCGCTACAGCCACCACGGGCTCGAGGCGACCAAGCAGTCGCTCTGGGTCGAGCTCGAGATCGGGAGCCTCGACGCCGCGATCGAGTTCGAGGACCGCAACCAGCTGATGGCCGGCTTCACCGACAACCTCCCGACGGCGATCCGGGCGTTCGACCGGGACGACGAGCCGGTGTACCTGGACGAGCCGCGCAAGGACCTGTTCGACCAGCCCGGCGGCTGA
- the serB gene encoding phosphoserine phosphatase SerB has product MDPRPDGTTSAPASLLLRVSGPDRPGITADLMTVLDRAGAEVQDVEQVLVRGHLTLAVALAAPADGGTALRAVLDDLARSRDVHIELVPAPAPRSAHATTDAVTVLGHELETPLSPAEIGAVAGGINAAGGNIDRIVRLARYPVYAYEFRVTGADPTALAKHLGEAAATHRLDVALQPEGLERRAKRLVVLDVDSTLIQDEVIELLAEEAGCVEEVRAVTERAMAGELDFTTALRERVRRLEGLDAEAIERARARMRLTPGARTFVRTLKRLGYTVGIVSGGFTQFTDGLAAELGLDHAHANVLEVAGGVLTGEVLGDVVDRAAKARLLRSFAELEGVPLSQTVAVGDGANDLDMLAAAGLGIAFNAKPLVQEAADTTVNVPYLDAILFVLGVTRDEVERADTAEG; this is encoded by the coding sequence ATGGATCCGCGCCCGGACGGGACGACCAGCGCCCCCGCCTCGTTGCTGCTGCGCGTCTCCGGACCGGACCGACCCGGGATCACCGCCGACCTGATGACGGTGCTCGACCGGGCCGGGGCCGAGGTGCAGGACGTCGAGCAGGTCCTGGTCCGCGGCCACCTGACGTTGGCGGTCGCGCTGGCCGCACCGGCCGACGGCGGCACGGCGCTGCGGGCCGTGCTCGACGACCTGGCCCGCAGTCGCGACGTCCACATCGAGCTGGTCCCCGCCCCTGCGCCGAGGTCCGCGCACGCGACCACCGATGCCGTGACCGTGCTGGGCCACGAGCTGGAGACCCCGCTGTCGCCGGCCGAGATCGGCGCCGTCGCGGGCGGCATCAACGCCGCCGGCGGCAACATCGACCGGATCGTGCGGCTCGCCCGCTACCCGGTCTACGCCTACGAGTTCCGCGTGACCGGCGCGGACCCGACGGCGCTGGCCAAGCACCTCGGCGAGGCTGCGGCCACCCACCGCCTCGACGTCGCGCTCCAGCCCGAGGGGCTCGAGCGCCGGGCCAAGCGCCTCGTGGTGCTCGACGTCGACTCCACGCTCATCCAGGACGAGGTCATCGAGCTCCTGGCCGAGGAGGCCGGCTGCGTCGAGGAGGTCCGCGCCGTCACCGAGCGGGCGATGGCCGGCGAGCTCGACTTCACCACCGCGCTCCGCGAGCGAGTCCGCCGCCTGGAGGGCCTCGACGCCGAGGCGATCGAGCGGGCCCGGGCCCGCATGCGGCTGACGCCCGGGGCCCGGACCTTCGTCCGCACGCTCAAGCGGCTCGGCTACACGGTCGGCATCGTGTCGGGCGGCTTCACCCAGTTCACCGACGGCCTGGCCGCCGAGCTCGGGCTGGACCACGCCCACGCCAACGTGCTCGAGGTCGCCGGCGGCGTGCTGACCGGTGAGGTCCTCGGCGACGTGGTCGACCGTGCCGCCAAGGCCCGGCTGCTCCGCTCGTTCGCCGAGCTGGAGGGCGTGCCGCTCAGCCAGACCGTCGCCGTGGGCGACGGAGCCAACGACCTCGACATGCTGGCCGCAGCCGGGCTCGGCATCGCGTTCAACGCCAAGCCGCTCGTGCAGGAGGCGGCCGACACGACGGTCAACGTGCCCTACCTGGACGCGATCCTCTTCGTGCTCGGCGTCACGCGCGACGAGGTCGAGCGGGCCGACACCGCCGAGGGCTGA
- a CDS encoding M16 family metallopeptidase: MIDPSTDVTSGGGSSIPSPDEHVRRTVLPNGLRIVTDRLPTSRSVAASVWVGVGGRDESDELSGASHFLEHLLFKGTADRDAKAIAVAIDAVGGDMNAFTANEHTAYYARVPAAEAYLGIDLLLDVVQRPALRPYEFDGEREVILEELAAADDDPDDVASVKLFECLFPEHPLGREVLGSAESIEALDRDRVASFFEEWYTPANIVVAAAGDIDHDVLVEEVARRFGERPPGRSPERTPPGDLVVPSSVAGRPVESMHLAMGWRALSVDDEDRFALALLNHVFGSGPSSRLFQEVREDRGLTYSISSGVSHHVDTGALTVHCATATGKVDELIDVIDSILDDVVTHGISREELARAKGSLRGAYLMSYEDVGSRMTRLGMTEIMRGGVTPIDEHLARLEAVTDEDVRRVAERVFGGQRVLSTVGPG, encoded by the coding sequence GTGATCGACCCCTCGACGGACGTGACGTCGGGCGGCGGGAGCTCCATCCCGTCGCCCGACGAGCACGTCCGTCGGACCGTCCTGCCGAACGGCCTGCGGATCGTGACCGACCGCCTGCCGACGTCGCGCTCCGTCGCGGCCTCGGTGTGGGTCGGGGTGGGCGGTCGTGACGAGTCCGACGAGCTGTCGGGCGCGTCGCACTTCCTCGAGCACCTGCTGTTCAAGGGCACCGCGGACCGCGACGCCAAGGCCATCGCGGTGGCGATCGACGCAGTGGGCGGCGACATGAACGCCTTCACCGCCAACGAGCACACCGCCTACTACGCCCGGGTGCCGGCGGCCGAGGCCTACCTCGGCATCGACCTGCTGCTCGACGTGGTGCAGCGGCCGGCCCTCCGGCCGTACGAGTTCGACGGCGAGCGCGAGGTCATCCTCGAGGAGCTCGCCGCCGCCGACGACGACCCCGACGACGTCGCCTCGGTGAAGCTCTTCGAGTGCCTGTTCCCCGAGCACCCGCTCGGGCGCGAGGTGCTGGGCTCCGCCGAGTCGATCGAGGCCCTCGACCGCGACCGGGTCGCGTCGTTCTTCGAGGAGTGGTACACGCCGGCCAACATCGTCGTGGCCGCGGCGGGCGACATCGACCACGACGTCCTCGTCGAGGAGGTGGCGCGCCGCTTCGGCGAGCGTCCACCGGGCCGCTCGCCCGAGCGCACGCCGCCCGGCGACCTCGTCGTCCCCTCGTCGGTCGCGGGCCGACCGGTCGAGAGCATGCACCTGGCGATGGGGTGGCGGGCGCTGTCGGTCGACGACGAGGACCGCTTCGCCCTGGCGCTGCTCAACCACGTCTTCGGGTCCGGCCCGTCGAGCCGCCTGTTCCAGGAGGTCCGGGAGGACCGCGGCCTCACGTACTCGATCTCGTCGGGCGTCTCGCACCACGTCGACACCGGCGCGCTGACCGTGCACTGCGCCACCGCGACCGGCAAGGTCGACGAGCTGATCGACGTGATCGACTCGATCCTCGACGACGTGGTCACCCACGGCATCAGCCGGGAGGAGCTCGCCCGGGCCAAGGGCTCGCTGCGCGGCGCCTACCTGATGAGCTACGAGGACGTCGGGTCGCGGATGACCCGGCTCGGCATGACCGAGATCATGCGGGGCGGCGTCACCCCGATCGACGAGCACCTCGCCCGCCTCGAGGCGGTCACCGACGAGGACGTGCGACGGGTCGCCGAGCGCGTCTTCGGCGGCCAGCGCGTGCTGTCGACGGTCGGCCCCGGCTGA
- a CDS encoding polyribonucleotide nucleotidyltransferase — translation MAEPTRVAAPIGGDDKTITLETGKLAGLAGGAVMAGMGNTRILVTATAAKHVREGIDFFPLTVDIEERMYAAGKIPGSFFRREGRAPESAILTCRLIDRPLRPSFPDGFRNEVHIVGTVMGADQENPYDVLAINAASAALMLSDVPFEGPIGAVRLAYSTEGEWIPHPTYEESDEATFEIVVAGRELEDGDVAVMMVEAGGTEKSFEYYEDGAPKVDEAALATALEECKQYIKAVIALQRDLVAAAGSKPTMTFDVQVDYTDAIYEQVKSLGGERMGEIMQIADKAERSAAEDALRSELLERIVPDLVSEAVRDGADEQTALALATKQVKNAVRSLSKNTVRTRIVKEGARIDGRGLRDIRPLSAEVGVLPTAHGSGLFQRGETQVLNICTLGMAKMDQMIDGIDPVTKKRYLHHYNFPPFSTGETGFMRGPKRREIGHGALAERAVFPVVPSLEEFPYTIRLVSEVLSSNGSTSMGSVCASTLSLMDAGVPIKAPVAGIAMGLVYADGEYATLTDILGAEDAFGDMDFKVAGTADAVTALQLDTKIDGIPADVLSAALDQAKEARLQILEVMAGAIAEPRPEVNETAPKIISFEIPADKIGEVIGPKGKVINSIQSETGANISVDDDGMVGIVSIAAVDGGAVSEAERQIKLILDPPTAELGATYDGRVVNITKFGAFVNILPGRDGLVHISKLGGGKRIDRVEDVLTLGDPITVKVDDIDPNGKISLSPIGELAGSGDAPKADGVDGVDADTAGNGSTGSGLKELNFSDTFDAELREEFGDLGPAATRSGGGGGGGGGGRGGDRGGRGGRGRGGQRRR, via the coding sequence ATGGCCGAACCCACACGCGTCGCGGCGCCGATCGGCGGCGACGACAAGACCATCACGCTCGAGACCGGCAAGCTCGCCGGGCTCGCCGGCGGCGCCGTCATGGCCGGGATGGGCAACACGCGCATCCTCGTCACCGCGACCGCCGCCAAGCACGTCCGCGAGGGGATCGACTTCTTCCCGCTCACGGTCGACATCGAGGAGCGGATGTACGCCGCCGGCAAGATCCCCGGCTCGTTCTTCCGCCGCGAGGGCCGGGCGCCCGAGTCCGCGATCCTCACCTGCCGTCTGATCGACCGCCCGCTGCGCCCGTCGTTCCCCGACGGCTTCCGCAACGAGGTCCACATCGTCGGCACCGTCATGGGCGCCGACCAGGAGAACCCCTACGACGTCCTCGCCATCAACGCCGCCTCGGCCGCGCTGATGCTGTCCGACGTGCCCTTCGAGGGCCCGATCGGCGCCGTGCGCCTGGCGTACAGCACCGAGGGCGAGTGGATCCCGCACCCCACCTACGAGGAGAGCGACGAGGCGACGTTCGAGATCGTCGTCGCCGGCCGTGAGCTCGAGGACGGCGACGTCGCCGTGATGATGGTCGAGGCCGGCGGCACCGAGAAGAGCTTCGAGTACTACGAGGACGGCGCCCCCAAGGTCGACGAGGCCGCCCTGGCCACCGCCCTCGAGGAGTGCAAGCAGTACATCAAGGCCGTGATCGCCCTGCAGCGCGACCTGGTCGCCGCCGCCGGCTCCAAGCCGACCATGACCTTCGACGTCCAGGTCGACTACACCGACGCCATCTACGAGCAGGTCAAGAGCCTGGGCGGCGAGCGCATGGGCGAGATCATGCAGATCGCCGACAAGGCCGAGCGCAGCGCCGCCGAGGACGCCCTCCGCAGCGAGCTGCTCGAGCGGATCGTCCCCGACCTCGTCAGCGAGGCCGTCCGCGACGGCGCCGACGAGCAGACCGCCCTGGCGCTGGCCACCAAGCAGGTCAAGAACGCCGTGCGGTCGCTGTCCAAGAACACCGTCCGCACCCGGATCGTCAAGGAGGGCGCCCGCATCGACGGCCGCGGCCTGCGAGACATCCGTCCGCTGAGCGCCGAGGTCGGCGTGCTGCCCACGGCGCACGGCTCGGGCCTGTTCCAGCGGGGCGAGACGCAGGTGCTCAACATCTGCACGCTCGGCATGGCGAAGATGGACCAGATGATCGACGGCATCGACCCGGTCACCAAGAAGCGCTACCTGCACCACTACAACTTCCCGCCGTTCTCCACCGGTGAGACCGGCTTCATGCGGGGCCCGAAGCGCCGCGAGATCGGCCACGGCGCCCTCGCCGAGCGGGCCGTCTTCCCGGTCGTGCCCTCGCTCGAGGAGTTCCCGTACACCATCCGCCTGGTGTCCGAGGTCCTGTCCTCGAACGGCTCCACGTCGATGGGCTCCGTGTGCGCCTCGACCCTGTCGCTGATGGACGCCGGCGTGCCGATCAAGGCGCCCGTGGCCGGCATCGCCATGGGCCTCGTCTACGCGGATGGCGAGTACGCGACGCTGACCGACATCCTCGGCGCCGAGGACGCGTTCGGCGACATGGACTTCAAGGTGGCCGGCACGGCCGACGCCGTGACCGCCCTCCAGCTCGACACCAAGATCGACGGCATCCCGGCCGACGTGCTGTCCGCAGCGCTGGACCAGGCCAAGGAGGCCCGCCTCCAGATCCTCGAGGTCATGGCCGGCGCCATCGCCGAGCCCCGTCCCGAGGTCAACGAGACGGCGCCGAAGATCATCAGCTTCGAGATCCCGGCCGACAAGATCGGTGAGGTCATCGGCCCGAAGGGCAAGGTCATCAACTCGATCCAGTCCGAGACCGGCGCCAACATCAGCGTGGACGACGACGGCATGGTCGGCATCGTGTCGATCGCCGCGGTCGACGGCGGCGCGGTGTCGGAGGCCGAGCGCCAGATCAAGCTGATCCTCGACCCGCCGACCGCCGAGCTCGGCGCGACCTACGACGGCCGCGTCGTGAACATCACCAAGTTCGGTGCGTTCGTGAACATCCTCCCGGGCCGCGACGGCCTCGTCCACATCTCCAAGCTGGGCGGCGGCAAGCGGATCGACCGGGTGGAGGACGTCCTCACGCTGGGCGACCCGATCACCGTCAAGGTCGACGACATCGACCCGAACGGCAAGATCTCCCTCTCGCCGATCGGCGAGCTCGCCGGGAGCGGTGACGCCCCAAAAGCTGACGGCGTCGACGGTGTCGACGCCGACACCGCGGGCAACGGCTCGACCGGTTCGGGTCTGAAGGAGCTGAACTTCAGCGACACCTTCGACGCCGAGCTCCGCGAGGAGTTCGGTGACCTGGGCCCCGCCGCCACCCGCTCCGGCGGTGGTGGTGGCGGTGGCGGCGGCGGCCGCGGTGGCGACCGTGGTGGTCGCGGCGGCCGCGGTCGCGGCGGTCAGCGCCGCCGGTGA
- the rpsO gene encoding 30S ribosomal protein S15 has product MTNREPTNLPPKGDTIAKFRKHDSDTGSPEVQIALLTDRINHLTEHLKVHKKDHHSRRGLLMLVGKRRRFLDYLKNNDVERYRTVIAELGLRR; this is encoded by the coding sequence ATGACCAACCGGGAGCCCACGAACCTCCCGCCCAAGGGCGACACCATCGCGAAGTTCCGCAAGCACGACTCCGACACGGGTTCGCCCGAGGTGCAGATCGCGCTGCTGACCGACCGCATCAACCACCTGACCGAGCACCTCAAGGTGCACAAGAAGGACCACCACTCCCGGCGTGGCCTCCTGATGCTGGTCGGCAAGCGCCGTCGCTTCCTGGACTACCTGAAGAACAACGACGTCGAGCGGTACCGGACCGTCATCGCCGAGCTCGGCCTGCGGCGATAG